One window from the genome of Pelodictyon luteolum DSM 273 encodes:
- a CDS encoding sensor histidine kinase, with protein MLSGDEASAREHGTDSSFSLAGHMEQYVDETGQLTLTKALQPAIQSKFTHIAGHLNTGHIDHPVWLKATVRTEDGFPRHTILSIGPPSLERLRVYVQTGNDPSSPASYREYRLGADIPASQRTLLTPQFAVPLVLDNVRPTTILIRVEPGIAISLFATILTPEDLYGQTNMLLLLQGAYLGIILITALFSIFNFYRLNESPYLYFGLFVLCIFCFILSGEGILVLALPQQAHLVTEFIRRTAMALSFVFLALFGRSIQRARSHPFASRYLLFISILSGITALSAPFWLYKDLATASMIGALGMMMILIHISSILVMEREPGSKMYLAAFVIIQAGYVLQLLRHFGVVPLEWWSSNPMPFFFLLAIILISFALTERLRESRLAAEEMSIELRNNRDVLEKSLAVQENMGARKKRLIDMISHEYRTPIAIIRANIDIMMLNEASQSKEAASRFCKINRAIQRLVEIMDISLEESQHDDPRDTRNPQSMRIDEFLSQEYVAEITSRFNLSARMSESIGNHCIKADAAQLKTALFNLLDNAGKYSVPGSRILLECSVEQSWMVMRLRNRVEECFIREGDELFEQYRRGRNSTNTAGAGLGLWRVRRIVEHHHGRVAIERNTEEFIATLRIPVILTSE; from the coding sequence CGCAGGCCATATGGAGCAGTATGTGGATGAAACCGGCCAGCTTACCCTCACTAAGGCTCTGCAGCCCGCCATCCAGTCAAAATTCACGCACATCGCAGGACACCTCAACACCGGGCATATCGATCATCCGGTATGGCTCAAGGCCACCGTACGGACAGAGGATGGATTTCCACGGCACACCATCCTTTCCATCGGCCCGCCCTCCCTTGAACGGCTGAGGGTCTATGTGCAGACAGGCAATGACCCGTCGAGTCCTGCCTCGTACCGTGAATACAGGCTCGGAGCCGACATCCCCGCCTCACAGCGGACATTGCTCACACCACAGTTTGCGGTCCCTCTCGTGCTCGACAACGTTCGACCAACCACAATCCTTATCCGGGTTGAACCCGGCATCGCAATCAGCCTTTTCGCCACGATTCTGACGCCCGAAGACCTCTACGGCCAGACCAACATGCTGCTCCTGCTCCAGGGAGCCTATCTCGGCATTATCCTCATTACCGCACTCTTCAGCATTTTCAACTTCTACCGCCTGAATGAATCGCCCTACCTCTACTTCGGGCTGTTCGTTCTCTGCATATTCTGCTTTATCCTCTCCGGGGAAGGGATCCTTGTGCTTGCACTTCCCCAACAGGCACATCTGGTCACCGAGTTCATCCGCCGGACAGCCATGGCGTTGAGCTTCGTGTTTCTGGCACTGTTCGGCCGGAGCATCCAGAGGGCCCGTTCCCATCCCTTTGCCTCGCGCTACCTGCTGTTCATATCCATACTCAGCGGCATTACCGCCCTGTCTGCGCCGTTCTGGCTGTATAAGGATCTCGCTACGGCATCCATGATTGGCGCACTCGGAATGATGATGATCCTGATCCATATTTCATCAATCCTTGTCATGGAAAGGGAGCCGGGCTCAAAGATGTATCTCGCTGCTTTCGTCATCATTCAGGCTGGTTATGTCCTCCAGCTGCTCCGGCATTTCGGTGTCGTCCCGCTTGAATGGTGGAGCAGCAATCCCATGCCGTTTTTCTTCCTGCTCGCCATAATCCTTATCTCGTTCGCCTTGACTGAACGGCTGAGGGAATCGCGGCTTGCTGCAGAGGAGATGTCGATTGAACTCCGGAATAACCGTGATGTGCTTGAAAAGTCTCTGGCCGTACAGGAAAACATGGGCGCGCGAAAAAAGCGCCTGATTGATATGATTTCACATGAATACCGCACTCCCATTGCCATCATTAGAGCAAATATTGACATCATGATGCTCAATGAAGCAAGTCAGTCAAAAGAGGCTGCCAGCCGTTTCTGCAAAATAAATCGAGCCATCCAGCGCCTTGTGGAGATTATGGACATATCTCTTGAGGAAAGCCAGCATGATGATCCGAGAGATACCCGAAACCCTCAGTCAATGAGGATTGACGAGTTCTTGTCTCAGGAGTATGTCGCCGAAATAACATCCCGTTTCAATCTCTCGGCCCGGATGTCTGAAAGCATTGGAAACCATTGCATCAAAGCCGATGCGGCACAACTGAAAACAGCCCTTTTCAATCTGCTCGACAACGCCGGAAAATACTCTGTCCCCGGCAGCCGGATCCTCCTTGAATGCAGTGTCGAGCAGAGCTGGATGGTAATGAGGTTACGAAACCGGGTTGAAGAGTGCTTCATTCGAGAGGGGGATGAGCTGTTTGAGCAGTATCGGCGAGGACGCAACAGTACGAACACTGCCGGTGCAGGGCTAGGACTCTGGAGGGTACGCCGTATTGTCGAGCACCATCACGGCCGGGTTGCCATTGAGCGGAATACCGAAGAATTTATTGCTACTTTACGTATTCCAGTAATCCTCACCTCAGAATAA
- a CDS encoding response regulator transcription factor, producing MDSNAHPADGKPILYVEDDADLREAMIEYLEKIGHRVTGVGTAKAFYEALSGGSFALAIIDIGLPDQSGLVLADHVRQHTLMRIIMLTAHSTLDDKIGGYQSGADIYMTKPVDCRELSAAINSMFERMPSALRQTNENTVQSSSWRLMKSDWVLRSPSNIPIQLTSKEYELIMFLIQQDTAVISRAEILKHLDYPYNEYGSLALKSLVYRLRKKMDDAGCTFPIKTIHGTGYALSSPISIA from the coding sequence ATGGACAGCAATGCTCATCCGGCTGACGGAAAGCCGATCCTTTACGTTGAAGATGACGCTGATCTCAGGGAAGCCATGATCGAGTACCTGGAGAAAATCGGACATCGTGTCACCGGCGTAGGTACGGCAAAAGCATTTTATGAAGCACTCTCCGGAGGGTCGTTTGCGCTTGCAATCATCGATATCGGCCTTCCAGACCAGAGCGGCCTTGTGCTTGCAGACCATGTCCGCCAACACACCCTCATGCGCATCATCATGCTGACGGCGCACTCGACACTTGACGACAAAATCGGAGGGTACCAGTCCGGAGCCGACATTTATATGACAAAGCCTGTAGACTGCCGTGAACTCTCGGCAGCAATTAACAGCATGTTTGAGCGCATGCCCTCTGCCCTGCGACAAACGAACGAAAATACCGTACAGTCTTCCTCATGGAGGCTTATGAAAAGCGACTGGGTTCTTCGCTCACCCTCAAATATTCCCATCCAGCTTACCTCGAAGGAATATGAGCTGATCATGTTCCTGATCCAGCAGGACACAGCAGTCATTTCCCGCGCGGAGATCCTCAAACACCTTGATTACCCCTATAACGAATACGGAAGCCTTGCCCTCAAGTCGCTCGTCTACCGTCTCAGAAAGAAAATGGATGATGCCGGATGCACTTTTCCGATAAAAACCATCCATGGAACCGGATACGCTCTCTCATCCCCCATTTCGATCGCCTGA
- a CDS encoding helix-turn-helix domain-containing protein yields MKSDWVLRSPSNIPIQLTSKEYELIMFLIQQDTAVISRAEILKHLDYPYNEYGSLALKSLVYRLRKKMDDAGCTFPIKTIHGTGYALSSPISIA; encoded by the coding sequence ATGAAAAGCGACTGGGTTCTTCGCTCACCCTCAAATATTCCCATCCAGCTTACCTCGAAGGAATATGAGCTGATCATGTTCCTGATCCAGCAGGACACAGCAGTCATTTCCCGCGCGGAGATCCTCAAACACCTTGATTACCCCTATAACGAATACGGAAGCCTTGCCCTCAAGTCGCTCGTCTACCGTCTCAGAAAGAAAATGGATGATGCCGGATGCACCTTTCCGATAAAAACCATCCATGGAACCGGATACGCTCTCTCATCCCCCATTTCGATCGCCTGA
- a CDS encoding fimbrial biogenesis chaperone codes for MAGDPPGQIAVSPSMFELNIGTKPLTQSIRLKNLKKHPIILKVDVYNWTLDGNNSLKEIAPTAQSIDQWMIINPVSFTIDPGKEQVIRFSIRPTTTPDPGEHRAIIFFTEQPPKDKAGGVEVLFKLGVAVYAYADPIRHAGVLTSISLDRAGSMIKVGLQNSGNVHTRLKGEYSIWKPGSFPGFKKTGMDLTKEQPEGFIAGGNMNNTPVLAGNRRVITTSIPLPAENKGSYVVAVQGTVDDRKIEKVFP; via the coding sequence ATGGCCGGTGATCCACCCGGGCAGATTGCCGTATCGCCGTCCATGTTCGAACTCAACATCGGCACAAAACCGCTCACCCAGTCAATCCGGCTGAAAAACCTCAAGAAGCATCCCATCATTCTTAAGGTGGATGTCTATAACTGGACGCTAGATGGCAACAACAGCCTGAAAGAGATCGCGCCCACCGCGCAATCCATCGACCAATGGATGATCATCAACCCGGTATCGTTCACCATTGACCCTGGCAAGGAGCAGGTTATCCGGTTTTCCATCCGTCCGACTACGACTCCGGACCCCGGAGAACACCGCGCAATCATTTTTTTTACCGAACAGCCCCCGAAAGACAAGGCAGGAGGCGTTGAAGTACTCTTCAAGCTTGGCGTGGCAGTATACGCCTATGCCGACCCGATCCGTCACGCCGGCGTACTGACATCCATTTCGCTGGACAGGGCAGGAAGCATGATCAAGGTAGGACTGCAGAACAGCGGCAATGTCCATACCCGCCTGAAGGGCGAGTATTCGATATGGAAACCGGGAAGTTTTCCGGGATTCAAGAAAACAGGAATGGATTTGACCAAAGAACAGCCAGAAGGATTCATTGCCGGAGGAAACATGAACAACACTCCGGTTCTTGCCGGAAACCGTCGAGTGATTACGACATCGATTCCCCTTCCTGCAGAAAATAAGGGCTCCTATGTCGTTGCCGTGCAGGGAACTGTCGATGACCGGAAAATTGAGAAGGTGTTTCCATAG